The following proteins come from a genomic window of Cherax quadricarinatus isolate ZL_2023a chromosome 39, ASM3850222v1, whole genome shotgun sequence:
- the LOC138853768 gene encoding uncharacterized protein: MNPIQYSVGGVCEEERRLHPCVCRNNPPAVNDANIMRLLELIRANQIRQEKMICELMGLLGARSTQPPTHPYGDAVATPPTNETSPRPHVDVETVPPTQAVDVNAFIQDIVTPTHAEIDPSPQSHMSGECVSSCYCDKCVWSEMEYFMTNSQPTSCMDEDSPIYYPPASPPEVYCITDEEEDDDPEQNAQKFYKRRKITLR; encoded by the exons ATGAATCCAATTCAGTACTCCGTTGGAGGTGTCTGCGAGGAGGAGAGAAGACTGCATCCCTGTGTATGTCGGAATAATCCACCTGCGGTAAATG atGCGAATATAATGCggttgttggaacttattcgcgcAAATCAAATCCGACAGGAGAAAATGATTTGCGAGTTGATGGGATTGTTAGGAGCGAGATCCACCCAGCCTCCTACCCATCCATATGGAGATGCTGTTGCTACCCCTCCTACCAACGAGACTTCTCCCCGACCTCATGTGGATGTTGAGACTGTGCCTCCTACTCAGGCGGTTGATGTTAACGCTTTTATCCAGGATATTGTAACTCCTACCCACGCCGAGATCGACCCTTCTCCCCAGTCTCATATGAGTGGAGAatgtgttagtagttgttattGCGATAAATGCGTATGGAGCGAGATGGAATATTTTATGACAAATTCCCAACCTACTTCATGTATGGATGAGGATTCCCCCATTTATTATCCACCAGCTTCCCCCCCAGAAGTTTATTGTATAACAGATGAGGAAGAAGATGACGACcctgaacaaaatgcacagaaattctacaagagaagaaaaattactctacgttga